Proteins from a genomic interval of Streptococcus sp. D7B5:
- the crcB gene encoding fluoride efflux transporter CrcB codes for MKKEQFYPLGIFLAAMSGGLVRYFLSSQLPVSPDFPWGTLLVNYLGIFCLVYLVKGYLVYRGTSKGLVLALGTGFCGGLTTFSSLLLDAVKLLDTGRYLSLIIYLLLSIGGGLLLAYVLGRKKW; via the coding sequence ATGAAAAAAGAACAATTCTATCCGCTAGGGATTTTTTTAGCTGCTATGTCGGGTGGCCTTGTCCGCTATTTTTTATCTAGTCAGTTGCCAGTCAGTCCTGACTTTCCATGGGGAACCCTTCTTGTCAATTATCTGGGCATTTTCTGCCTGGTCTATCTGGTGAAAGGCTATCTGGTCTATAGGGGAACTAGTAAAGGCTTGGTTTTGGCGCTGGGGACGGGTTTTTGCGGAGGTTTAACAACCTTTTCTAGTCTACTCTTGGATGCTGTGAAATTGCTCGATACCGGGCGTTATCTTAGCTTAATCATCTATCTGCTTTTGAGTATTGGAGGAGGTCTGCTATTGGCTTATGTTCTAGGGAGGAAGAAATGGTAA
- the crcB gene encoding fluoride efflux transporter CrcB — translation MVIVYLAIACGFGALVRYFFSRYNQASKLPLGTLIANLLGCFLIGLLYNHVESKEVYAILATGFCGGLTTFSTLNDELQRLISDKKVFYSYLASTYIGGFLAIFLGILL, via the coding sequence ATGGTAATCGTTTATCTTGCAATCGCCTGCGGGTTCGGAGCCCTGGTGCGTTATTTCTTTTCCCGCTATAATCAAGCTTCTAAATTGCCACTGGGTACTCTCATTGCCAATCTTCTAGGATGTTTTTTGATTGGCCTACTCTACAATCATGTGGAGTCCAAGGAAGTCTATGCCATCCTAGCGACAGGTTTTTGTGGAGGGTTAACGACCTTTTCAACCTTGAATGATGAGCTGCAAAGACTAATCAGTGACAAGAAGGTATTTTATAGCTATTTAGCCTCAACATACATAGGCGGTTTTCTAGCGATTTTTTTAGGAATTCTGCTATAA